The following are encoded together in the Clostridiales bacterium genome:
- a CDS encoding regulatory protein RecX, giving the protein MRVIEIIKDEKKKMVHICLDDNSKLSMYEDDYYGLGIYDKDELTSEEIIELTRKTQERLSRTLALRMILLKRRTRKEVEDKLKNEGIFSECIDVVLNELEIEGYINDDMYAKKLVKRMRSNNKSRKQIEQEFIVKGLDASKLDVIDDNNLDEVIAKNLFNKKFSGKDLSDEKVKARAYNFLKSKGFSFDVIRQYIKF; this is encoded by the coding sequence ATGAGAGTTATTGAAATTATAAAAGATGAAAAAAAGAAAATGGTGCATATTTGTTTGGATGACAACTCAAAGCTTTCGATGTACGAAGATGATTATTATGGTTTAGGGATATACGATAAAGATGAGCTAACGAGTGAAGAGATTATTGAATTAACACGCAAAACTCAAGAAAGATTATCTAGGACATTGGCGCTTCGGATGATTCTTTTAAAAAGAAGGACAAGAAAAGAAGTAGAAGATAAGCTAAAAAATGAAGGTATATTTAGTGAGTGTATAGATGTGGTATTAAATGAGTTGGAAATTGAAGGTTACATAAATGATGATATGTATGCAAAAAAACTAGTCAAAAGAATGAGATCAAACAATAAATCTAGAAAGCAAATAGAACAGGAATTCATTGTAAAAGGACTTGATGCATCAAAACTTGATGTAATTGATGATAATAATTTAGATGAAGTTATTGCAAAGAATCTTTTTAATAAGAAATTTTCCGGTAAAGATTTAAGTGACGAAAAAGTCAAGGCACGAGCGTACAATTTTTTGAAAAGTAAAGGTTTTAGTTTTGATGTTATACGACAGTACATAAAATTTTGA
- the hprK gene encoding HPr(Ser) kinase/phosphatase, translating to MYVVSLRDVVENFALEEIECSDQIEKISIKTSEVNRPGLQLVNYYEHFDTERIQIIGNVETAYLEGLTSRERTECLDGFFKCGFPCIVVARDLEVFDEMMEVSKKYKIPVLRTKEKTSRFLSNLIEYLNDQLAPTITQHGVFVEVYGEGILILGESGVGKSEAALELVKRGHRLVADDIVEIKKISEKTLMGTAPDIIRHFIEIRGIGILDIKNLYGVGSVKVTEKIALIINLEYWDEKKNYDRLGLVENYSNILGVDVPSLSIPVGAGRNLAVIVEVAAINIRQRKMGYNAAKVLNDRVLGKRE from the coding sequence ATGTACGTAGTTAGTTTGAGGGATGTTGTGGAAAATTTTGCTTTGGAAGAGATTGAATGTTCTGACCAGATAGAAAAAATAAGTATAAAAACATCGGAGGTAAACAGACCGGGTCTTCAACTTGTAAATTATTATGAGCATTTTGATACCGAACGTATTCAGATAATTGGCAATGTGGAGACAGCATATTTAGAGGGATTAACGTCGAGAGAGAGAACTGAGTGCCTTGATGGATTTTTTAAGTGTGGATTTCCTTGTATAGTAGTTGCGAGAGATTTGGAAGTTTTTGATGAAATGATGGAGGTATCTAAAAAGTACAAAATTCCAGTATTAAGGACAAAAGAAAAGACGTCGAGATTTTTGAGTAATTTGATAGAGTATCTAAATGATCAATTAGCGCCAACAATTACGCAGCACGGGGTTTTTGTAGAAGTGTATGGAGAGGGTATATTAATATTGGGAGAAAGTGGAGTAGGAAAGAGTGAAGCTGCGTTAGAACTGGTAAAGAGAGGACATAGGTTAGTTGCGGACGATATAGTAGAGATAAAAAAAATATCTGAAAAAACGCTTATGGGAACAGCACCAGATATAATAAGACATTTTATAGAGATACGTGGTATTGGTATATTAGATATAAAGAATTTGTATGGAGTAGGTTCTGTTAAGGTAACAGAAAAGATTGCATTAATAATTAATCTGGAGTACTGGGATGAAAAGAAAAATTATGACAGGTTGGGCTTGGTTGAAAATTATAGCAATATTTTAGGCGTGGATGTTCCATCGCTGTCTATACCAGTTGGGGCAGGAAGGAATCTTGCAGTGATAGTAGAGGTGGCTGCAATAAACATTAGACAGAGGAAAATGGGATATAATGCGGCAAAGGTATTAAATGATAGGGTTTTAGGCAAAAGAGAGTAG
- a CDS encoding ankyrin repeat domain-containing protein, translating to MRIRLGNIKTFIKKELIKIGLDMGVYTSHMLLYCIENDMKEEAIELIRNKIGINRPNVVGETPLHLAVLNGMYGITRKLINSGAYINAVDNNRRTSLHYAINLGDVKFVKLLIANGAQLNARDKFFRTPMHYAAIRDDREIIKLLIDNNSSINVRDLNGETPLYLAIKREKYEAIDVLFENKADLNISNKYGNTLLHIAVTKDNYKVARKLIDLKVDINLKNVVGETPLIVAVTINNFRMADLLIKNGAEMSAIEKLQRVEIVDISLRGGSRDMVALLIRNGANITRRLLRWAKARKEKEILREIDKWMALNNNDIEKLLRVINDEKNNYISYNNKKLLKIAIIKGRKEMANVLMHNLTNDKIRTLKCLLEDKELDDAFDKIKEKFYNIKVERNEYAKKIILDCIFESKLIKTKAPIMEKK from the coding sequence ATGCGTATAAGATTAGGAAATATTAAGACTTTTATAAAAAAAGAGTTAATCAAGATAGGACTTGATATGGGTGTGTATACTAGCCATATGTTATTGTATTGCATTGAAAATGATATGAAAGAGGAGGCGATAGAGCTTATAAGGAATAAGATTGGTATAAATAGGCCAAATGTAGTAGGAGAAACGCCGTTACATCTTGCAGTACTAAATGGTATGTACGGTATTACAAGAAAATTAATCAATAGTGGAGCTTATATAAATGCTGTTGATAACAATAGAAGAACATCATTACATTATGCAATAAATTTGGGCGATGTGAAATTTGTTAAATTATTAATAGCAAATGGTGCTCAATTAAATGCGAGAGATAAGTTTTTTAGGACGCCAATGCATTATGCTGCTATTAGAGATGATAGGGAGATAATAAAGTTGTTGATAGATAATAATTCGTCTATCAATGTAAGAGATTTAAATGGAGAAACGCCTTTATATTTGGCAATAAAACGTGAGAAATATGAAGCGATAGATGTGTTGTTTGAAAATAAAGCAGATCTAAATATTTCCAACAAGTATGGCAATACTCTTTTACATATTGCTGTTACCAAAGATAACTATAAAGTTGCTCGTAAGTTGATAGATTTAAAAGTTGATATAAACCTCAAAAATGTAGTGGGAGAGACACCGTTAATTGTTGCGGTTACAATTAACAATTTCAGAATGGCAGATTTATTAATAAAAAACGGTGCTGAAATGTCAGCGATAGAAAAGTTGCAAAGAGTAGAAATTGTTGATATTTCATTACGAGGCGGCAGTAGAGATATGGTGGCTTTACTTATAAGAAATGGAGCCAATATTACAAGGCGGCTTTTAAGGTGGGCAAAGGCTAGAAAAGAGAAAGAAATATTGCGTGAAATTGATAAATGGATGGCTTTAAATAACAATGATATAGAAAAACTTTTGCGTGTGATAAATGATGAGAAGAACAATTATATATCATACAACAACAAAAAGTTGCTTAAAATAGCAATAATTAAGGGCAGAAAGGAAATGGCTAATGTGTTGATGCATAATTTGACTAATGATAAAATACGAACTTTGAAATGTTTGTTAGAGGATAAAGAACTAGACGATGCTTTTGATAAAATAAAAGAGAAATTTTATAATATAAAAGTTGAGAGAAATGAGTACGCTAAAAAAATTATTTTGGATTGTATATTTGAGTCAAAATTAATAAAAACAAAGGCTCCAATTATGGAAAAAAAATAA
- the rapZ gene encoding RNase adapter RapZ, whose protein sequence is MRFVIITGISGAGKSLAMKHMEDMGFFCVDNLPPALMSKFIEICVRGESQFSKIALVMDIRGGSMLDDLLPCLKVLKKEGIHYEILFLDASDDTLIKRYKETRRIHPLSANGMLIEGIQEERRRLCSIRNKADNIIDTSNLSSKTLKNKINAMFVNEGEEDRIITNIVSFGFKYGVPAECDLVFDVRFIPNPYYIDELKNLSGKDEKVQEFVFNINTTRIFVEKIVDMLEFLLPNYKKEGKLQVIIGIGCTGGRHRSVAISEKIYDILKSKKERVLIDHRDIYKDNRYRG, encoded by the coding sequence ATGAGGTTTGTTATTATTACGGGAATATCGGGAGCAGGAAAGAGTTTGGCAATGAAACATATGGAAGATATGGGTTTTTTTTGTGTAGATAATCTTCCGCCTGCATTAATGAGTAAGTTTATTGAAATTTGTGTGAGGGGAGAGAGTCAATTTAGTAAGATAGCACTTGTAATGGATATAAGGGGAGGAAGTATGTTAGATGATTTGTTACCATGTCTTAAAGTGCTAAAGAAAGAGGGGATACATTATGAAATATTGTTTTTAGATGCATCAGATGACACATTGATAAAGAGATACAAAGAAACTCGAAGAATACATCCTTTGTCAGCAAATGGAATGCTTATAGAGGGGATACAAGAAGAGAGACGAAGACTTTGCAGTATAAGAAATAAGGCAGATAATATAATAGATACATCAAATCTTTCATCTAAGACACTAAAGAATAAAATAAATGCAATGTTTGTCAATGAGGGAGAAGAGGATAGAATAATTACTAATATAGTGTCGTTTGGATTCAAGTATGGGGTGCCGGCAGAGTGTGATCTTGTGTTTGATGTCCGGTTTATACCAAATCCTTATTATATAGATGAATTAAAAAATTTGTCGGGGAAAGACGAAAAAGTACAAGAGTTCGTATTCAATATAAACACAACTAGGATTTTTGTGGAAAAAATAGTAGATATGTTGGAGTTTCTACTTCCCAATTACAAAAAAGAGGGTAAATTGCAAGTGATTATTGGTATTGGATGCACAGGGGGAAGGCATAGATCGGTTGCGATATCAGAAAAAATATATGATATTTTAAAATCTAAAAAAGAGCGGGTGTTAATAGATCATAGAGATATATACAAAGATAACAGATATAGAGGGTGA
- the murB gene encoding UDP-N-acetylmuramate dehydrogenase, with translation MVKYESFRHSIRDIVGSSDIKLDEPMSKHTTFRVGGPAKFLVTPRSIESIVSVINCCKENKIEYYILGNGSNVLVRDEGIDGVVIKIASNFSSINVLKNEIQASAGAYLGAIAKEAFKNSLGGFEFASGIPGTLGGAIIMNAGAYGKEMKDVVVDSTVLTDSGEIVTLTNEQHEFSYRDSVFLHNKCVVLGSKIKLYSDNKQDIQNYMNELAKKRRDKQPLDKPNAGSIFKRPEGYFAAQLIERAGLKGYRIGGAEVSTKHSGFIINIGNAKAKDILMLMDYVKDTVAQKFGVKLEPEIKIM, from the coding sequence ATGGTTAAATATGAAAGTTTTAGACATAGTATAAGAGACATAGTGGGTAGTAGTGATATAAAATTGGATGAGCCAATGAGTAAACATACTACATTTAGAGTTGGAGGTCCAGCAAAATTTTTAGTAACTCCGAGGTCAATAGAGAGTATAGTAAGTGTAATAAATTGCTGTAAAGAAAACAAAATAGAGTATTACATATTAGGTAATGGTAGTAATGTTTTAGTAAGGGATGAAGGAATAGATGGAGTAGTGATAAAGATTGCATCGAATTTTAGTTCGATCAATGTATTAAAAAACGAAATACAAGCAAGTGCAGGTGCATATTTAGGAGCAATTGCAAAAGAAGCTTTTAAAAATAGTTTGGGTGGATTTGAGTTTGCGTCAGGTATACCAGGTACTTTAGGTGGAGCAATAATTATGAATGCTGGTGCTTATGGTAAAGAAATGAAAGATGTAGTTGTGGATAGCACGGTGTTGACAGATTCAGGAGAGATTGTGACGTTAACAAACGAACAGCATGAGTTTTCATATAGAGATAGTGTGTTTCTACATAATAAATGCGTGGTGTTGGGATCTAAGATAAAATTATATAGTGATAATAAACAAGATATACAAAATTATATGAACGAATTGGCAAAAAAAAGAAGAGATAAGCAGCCTCTGGATAAGCCTAATGCAGGGAGTATATTTAAAAGACCAGAGGGATATTTTGCAGCCCAATTAATAGAACGTGCGGGACTAAAGGGTTACAGAATAGGAGGGGCAGAGGTTTCAACTAAGCATTCAGGATTCATAATAAATATAGGGAACGCTAAAGCAAAGGATATTCTAATGCTTATGGATTATGTAAAAGATACAGTAGCCCAAAAATTTGGAGTGAAGTTAGAACCAGAAATAAAAATCATGTAA
- a CDS encoding YlzJ-like family protein, with translation MILHTIMPMGLILNNNILDDVKYKEVDYKGEKVEVTQYNNKVVISRLYSTDPKKYLDPEFELGKVIKNSELN, from the coding sequence ATGATATTGCATACTATTATGCCCATGGGCCTTATTTTAAACAATAATATATTGGACGATGTAAAATATAAAGAAGTAGATTATAAGGGAGAGAAGGTTGAAGTGACACAGTACAATAATAAAGTTGTGATAAGTAGACTTTATTCAACAGATCCTAAAAAATATTTAGATCCAGAGTTTGAGTTAGGAAAAGTTATAAAAAATAGTGAGTTGAACTAG
- the whiA gene encoding DNA-binding protein WhiA, with protein MSFSSDVKEEILRLNIKRESGGFAWLVAIIRNSANVDINKHKINIVVQTKNALIARKIFEALKILYGYMPPIIMKKVQASTVYTIRMNDDSVVLDLLKRAGIERSKGAIKYQKIYLLDNVKREYIRGLFLVNGSINCPQKNYHLEIINDNIMLAIENEKILKDLGLDFKIVERKDQYVLYVKNGEGVVDFLNVVKAHKALMEFENIRVVKELKNNVNRMINCETANLEKVVNTSVRQVMCIEYIEKTIGIDKLPYRLREIARLRLQNRELSLKDLGQMLTPALGKSGVNHRLKKIEEIASKLATKTNENLT; from the coding sequence ATGTCTTTTTCTAGTGATGTTAAGGAAGAGATACTAAGATTAAATATAAAGCGGGAAAGTGGAGGTTTTGCATGGCTTGTTGCGATAATACGCAATAGTGCCAATGTAGATATAAATAAGCATAAAATAAATATAGTTGTTCAGACAAAAAATGCGTTGATAGCGAGAAAAATATTTGAGGCTTTAAAAATATTGTATGGATATATGCCGCCTATAATAATGAAAAAAGTACAAGCAAGTACAGTTTATACAATAAGAATGAATGATGATAGTGTTGTTTTGGATCTTTTGAAAAGAGCCGGGATAGAGCGAAGTAAAGGAGCAATAAAGTATCAAAAAATATATTTATTAGATAATGTCAAAAGAGAGTATATTAGAGGCCTATTTTTGGTGAATGGGTCTATAAATTGTCCTCAAAAGAATTATCATTTAGAGATAATAAATGATAATATAATGTTGGCAATTGAGAATGAAAAGATTTTAAAAGATTTGGGGTTAGATTTTAAAATTGTTGAGAGAAAAGATCAGTATGTGTTATATGTAAAAAATGGAGAAGGTGTAGTAGATTTTTTGAATGTGGTAAAAGCACATAAAGCACTAATGGAATTTGAAAATATACGAGTGGTGAAGGAATTAAAAAACAATGTGAACAGGATGATAAATTGTGAGACTGCGAACTTAGAGAAAGTGGTCAATACATCAGTGCGACAAGTAATGTGTATAGAATATATTGAGAAGACTATTGGTATAGATAAATTACCATATCGATTAAGAGAAATTGCTAGGTTACGTCTTCAAAATAGAGAGCTTTCGCTAAAAGATTTAGGCCAAATGTTAACACCAGCTCTAGGAAAGTCTGGTGTTAACCATAGATTAAAAAAGATAGAAGAAATAGCATCGAAATTAGCTACTAAAACTAATGAAAATCTGACTTAA
- a CDS encoding phosphodiester glycosidase family protein, whose translation MKHLKKIIILLIFMITLLTVICQSENIKSLIIGSSINTLKHQYIARCFFSSDEINRVMNENKVCEAQEEIELMNFSDFDENVEVHKIDNARVKGYVILVYNPLSVKIAYSKKMENGGEKTSEIAKSNNAIAAINGGGFSYRDKNLKPMGVIIHNGDIVYNELKDDNVKQDIVGFTKEGMLIVGKHSVNDLKKIDIREAVTFGPPLIVNGKKVNIKGDGGWGIAPRTAIGQRENGTVILMTLKGRNLDTVGATIKDIQNEMLKYSAVNASNLDGGNSTTMFYEGELLNKKESKEIKVPTAIIVEK comes from the coding sequence TTGAAGCACCTAAAAAAAATTATAATCCTACTTATATTTATGATAACACTATTGACAGTGATATGTCAATCTGAAAATATAAAATCTTTAATAATAGGGTCAAGTATCAATACTTTAAAACACCAATATATAGCACGTTGCTTTTTTAGTAGTGATGAGATTAATAGAGTTATGAACGAAAATAAAGTGTGCGAAGCTCAAGAGGAAATAGAATTGATGAATTTTTCTGATTTTGATGAGAACGTAGAAGTTCACAAGATAGATAATGCACGGGTTAAGGGGTATGTGATACTGGTGTATAATCCGTTGTCAGTAAAAATTGCATATTCTAAAAAAATGGAGAATGGAGGAGAAAAAACTAGCGAAATAGCCAAAAGCAACAATGCGATTGCGGCTATAAATGGTGGAGGATTTAGTTATAGGGACAAAAATTTAAAGCCAATGGGAGTTATAATACATAATGGGGACATAGTATATAATGAGTTAAAAGATGATAATGTAAAACAAGATATAGTTGGGTTTACCAAGGAAGGAATGCTTATAGTGGGCAAACATTCAGTAAATGACCTAAAAAAAATAGACATAAGAGAAGCTGTGACGTTTGGACCTCCATTAATTGTTAACGGGAAAAAAGTTAATATAAAAGGAGATGGTGGATGGGGAATAGCTCCAAGAACTGCTATAGGACAAAGAGAAAATGGTACGGTGATACTAATGACACTAAAAGGGAGGAATTTAGATACGGTTGGTGCAACAATAAAGGATATACAGAATGAAATGCTAAAATATAGTGCAGTTAATGCATCAAATTTAGATGGGGGTAATTCTACAACAATGTTTTATGAAGGAGAATTACTAAATAAAAAAGAGTCAAAAGAAATAAAAGTACCAACAGCTATAATTGTAGAGAAATAA
- a CDS encoding ankyrin repeat domain-containing protein: MIFEKIVSLWNGYKLIRACKKGDGDLAISLINKRANVNIKYLFGQSTIQWAYKNYMWDVVEKLLEAKVKVNKKDLDKLLLEGCNELKSDTLKYLIEQGANINTEDKYGKTPLTHACQQSKEEVVKKLIENGADIGKKDKDENTPLFYAFQSGNNKIIWELINSQKNVDYKDASGNTPLIYACDIGNEDVVKELINKKADIEQKDEFGRTLLLRMCNLQHWFMADVLIEQGANVQVKDDNGDTPLSWACRSNKYDIARRLIAKGANPYEQNKNNEAPINFVDQKILEQWYGDYEKTQVDEPHTDFVELKQTNIVKQHIEKKDKIDISKNITSEKKEKGDVTKTL, encoded by the coding sequence ATGATTTTTGAAAAAATCGTATCGTTGTGGAATGGGTATAAATTAATTAGAGCTTGCAAAAAAGGAGATGGGGATTTAGCTATAAGTTTAATTAATAAAAGAGCTAATGTTAATATAAAATATTTGTTTGGACAATCTACTATACAATGGGCGTATAAGAATTATATGTGGGATGTTGTTGAGAAATTACTTGAAGCTAAAGTTAAAGTAAATAAAAAGGATTTAGACAAATTACTATTAGAAGGTTGTAATGAATTAAAATCTGATACATTAAAGTATCTAATAGAACAAGGAGCAAATATAAATACAGAAGATAAGTACGGAAAAACACCTCTAACACACGCGTGTCAGCAATCAAAGGAAGAGGTTGTGAAGAAGTTGATTGAAAATGGCGCGGATATTGGTAAAAAAGATAAAGATGAAAATACACCATTATTTTATGCATTTCAGAGTGGAAATAATAAAATTATTTGGGAATTAATTAATAGTCAAAAGAATGTTGATTATAAAGATGCAAGTGGAAATACTCCATTGATTTATGCATGCGATATAGGAAATGAAGATGTTGTTAAAGAGTTAATTAATAAAAAAGCTGATATTGAACAGAAAGATGAGTTTGGCAGGACATTGTTATTGAGGATGTGTAATTTACAACATTGGTTTATGGCAGATGTACTAATTGAACAAGGGGCTAATGTCCAAGTAAAAGATGATAATGGAGATACTCCATTATCATGGGCATGCCGGTCAAATAAATATGATATAGCTAGAAGATTAATTGCTAAAGGTGCAAACCCTTATGAACAAAATAAAAATAATGAGGCTCCTATAAATTTTGTAGACCAAAAGATTTTAGAACAGTGGTATGGGGATTATGAAAAAACTCAAGTAGATGAACCACACACTGATTTTGTTGAACTTAAACAAACTAATATTGTTAAACAACATATTGAAAAAAAAGATAAAATTGATATTTCAAAAAATATTACTAGTGAAAAAAAGGAAAAAGGAGATGTAACAAAAACTTTGTAA
- a CDS encoding ATP-dependent Clp protease proteolytic subunit produces the protein MENKKNDIIKEYGQTNVKNKRGNIHCLTVIGQIEGHLVLPPQNKTTKYEHVIPQLVAIEESEEIDGLLLILNTVGGDVEAGLAIAEMLASMSKPTVSLVLGGGHSIGVPMAVATDYSLIAPSATMTIHPIRLNGMVIGVPQTYEYFDKMQERVVQFVCKKSKVTPDKFKELMLKTGELANDVGTVLFGEEATKIGLIDSIGGLAEALDKLYELVEKRREVYGR, from the coding sequence ATGGAAAACAAAAAGAATGATATAATAAAGGAATATGGTCAAACAAATGTAAAAAATAAACGCGGGAATATACATTGTTTAACAGTGATAGGACAGATAGAGGGCCATTTGGTTTTACCACCTCAAAATAAAACGACAAAATATGAGCATGTTATACCACAGCTTGTGGCTATAGAGGAAAGTGAAGAAATAGATGGATTACTACTTATATTGAACACAGTTGGGGGAGATGTAGAAGCTGGGCTTGCTATTGCAGAGATGTTAGCTAGTATGTCCAAGCCGACAGTGTCATTGGTATTAGGAGGTGGCCATAGCATAGGTGTGCCTATGGCAGTGGCGACAGATTATTCATTGATAGCTCCATCTGCAACAATGACTATACATCCAATAAGACTAAATGGAATGGTAATAGGTGTTCCACAGACATATGAGTATTTTGATAAGATGCAAGAGAGAGTAGTTCAATTTGTGTGCAAAAAGTCAAAAGTTACGCCAGATAAGTTTAAAGAGCTTATGTTAAAGACAGGAGAGCTGGCTAATGATGTGGGTACAGTACTGTTTGGAGAAGAGGCTACAAAAATAGGTTTGATTGATAGTATCGGAGGTTTAGCAGAGGCGTTAGATAAATTATATGAGCTAGTAGAAAAAAGAAGAGAGGTGTATGGTAGATGA